In Paramisgurnus dabryanus chromosome 14, PD_genome_1.1, whole genome shotgun sequence, one genomic interval encodes:
- the gnl3l gene encoding guanine nucleotide-binding protein-like 3-like protein, which translates to MSKAKQKRAKRLGLCGKKGKDGQKSQTGRKDPGLPNVRIFKEHSQRQAELRKQRMEEQQQRQKLSRDKEMMKRRSLDTFQKDIQLRQKEFEQRELQMQNLEKHVNFETENSRKAYCREFKKVIEAADVILEVLDARDPLGCRCPQVEQAVVQSGTNKKIVLVLNKIDLVSKDIVEKWIKYLRNEFPTVAFKSSTQQQNKNLKRSRVPVTQATEELLGSSACVGADCLMKLLGNYCRNLDIKTAITVGVVGFPNVGKSSLINSLKRARACNVGATPGVTKCLQEVHLDKHIKLLDCPGIVMATSTSDAAMILRNCVKIEQLVDPIPPVEAILRRCNKKQIIEHYGIADFQTVHEFLALLARRQGKLRKGGLPDTDKAAKSVLMDWTGGRISYFTHPPETHMLPTHVSAEIVAEMGKAFDWDELEKGNLEALAECGTSDAQMGFCMATSGMTQGGQGEPEELQMEEPSEDPDLQDPAESMDADEDPEFGPMTIELKVQKAKTGGGVEAVGPKPVDLKDILDVDPLLQGQALLAANKKRKKQQKRADKLGTKLSDSLTSALNFSFTDS; encoded by the exons ATGTCTAAAGCAA AACAAAAGCGAGCGAAACGGCTGGGGTTATGCGGTAAAAAG GGTAAAGATGGGCAGAAGTCTCAGACTGGAAGGAAAGATCCTGGCTTACCTAATGTGCGCATCTTCAAAGAACACAGTCAGAGACAAGCTGAACTCAGAAAGCAAAGG ATGGAAGAACAACAGCAGAGGCAGAAATTGTCAAGAGATAAGGAGATGATGAAGAGGAGAAGTCTAGACACTTTCCAGAAAGACATTCAGCTACGGCAGAAAGAGTTTGAACAGAGA GAACTACAAATGCAAAACTTAGAGAAACATGTCAATTTTGAAACCGAGAACTCCAGAAAAGCGTACTGCAGAGAATTTAAAAAG GTAATAGAGGCAGCAGATGTTATTTTAGAGGTTCTGGATGCCAGAGACCCTTTAGGGTGTCGCTGTCCACAGGTTGAGCAAGCTGTTGTCCAGAGTGGAACCAATAAGAAAATTGtgcttgttttaaataaaattg ATTTAGTGTCCAAGGACATTGTAGAAAAATGGATCAAGTATCTTCGCAACGAGTTTCCCACTGTGGCTTTCAAATCATCAACGCAACAGCAGAACAAAAATTTG AAACGCAGCCGTGTGCCTGTAACTCAGGCTACAGAAGAACTCCTTGGAAGCAGCGCTTGTGTCGGAGCAGATTGTCTAATGAAACTACTAGGAAACTACTGCCGTAATCTGGATATAAAAACTGCCATAACTGTAGGAGTGGTTG GTTTTCCTAACGTGGGAAAGAGCAGTTTAATAAACAGTTTGAAGCGTGCTCGTGCTTGCAATGTCGGTGCTACACCTGGAGTTACTAA GTGTTTACAGGAGGTTCATCTAGACAAACACATTAAACTGTTAGATTGTCCTGGTATTGTCATGGCAACCTCAACCAGCGATGCTGCCATGATACTTCGAAATTGTGTGAAGATTGAGCAACTAGTGGACCCGATTCCCCCTGTTGAAGCCATCTTGAGGCGCTGCAATAAAAAACAG ATTATAGAACACTATGGCATTGCAGACTTCCAGACAGTACATGAGTTCCTGGCCTTACTTGCTCGTCGTCAAGGAAAACTCAGGAAGGGAGGACTGCCTGACACTGATAAAGCTGCTAAGAGTGTTCTTATGGATTGGACGGG GGGTCGCATCAGTTACTTCACACATCCTCCAGAAACACACATGCTGCCCACACATGTCAGTGCTGAGATTGTAGCTGAGATGGGCAAAGCATTTGATTGGGATGAACTGGAGAAGGGCAATCTGGAAGCATTGGCTG AATGTGGCACATCGGACGCACAGATGGGGTTCTGCATGGCTACATCTGGAATGACACAAGGAGGTCAAGGAGAACCAGAGGAGCTACAAATGGAAGAACCTTCAGAGGACCCTGACCTCCAAGACCCAGCTGAATCAATGGATGCAGATGAGGATCCAGAG tttggaCCAATGACAATCGAGCTCAAAGTCCAAAAGGCAAAAACTGGTGGTGGAGTTGAAGCAGTAGGCCCAAAGCCAGTGGACTTAAAAGATATCCTGGATGTTGACCCACTGCTGCAAGGCCAGGCACTTCTGGCAGccaacaaaaaaagaaagaagcaGCAAAAAAGAGCTG ATAAACTGGGCACCAAACTTTCAGATTCACTTACATCAGCTTTAAATTTCTCCTTCACTGACAGCTAA
- the hcfc1a gene encoding host cell factor 1a, with amino-acid sequence MTSPGSTVPGTIGAPLQPRWKRVLGWSGPVPRPRHGHRAVAIKELMVVFGGGNEGIVDELHVYNTATNQWFIPAVRGDIPPGCAAYGFVCDGTRLLVFGGMVEYGKYSNDLFELQASKWEWKKLKPKAPKNGVPPCPRLGHSFSLVGNKCYLFGGLANDSEDPKNNIPRYLNDLYTLELRPGSSVTGWDIPVTYGVLPPPRESHTAVIYTEKTTKKSRLVIYGGMSGCRLGDLWTLDIDTMTWNKPSICGAAPLPRSLHSATTITNKMYVFGGWVPLVMDDVKVATHEKEWKCTNTLACLNLDSMSWETVLMDTLEDNIPRARAGHCAVAINNRLYVWSGRDGYRKAWNNQVCCKDLWYLETERPNPPSRVQLVRANTNSLEVSWGAVSTADMYLLQLQKYDIPAATAATSPALSAANSVPGNSPKSPVPAAAAPSAQSLPQSGITLVPQAASPTASVLPNTPGSPLAASVARGPAILKVAAPQSGTGTSIVTVRQAAQPGKSPVTVTSLPAGVRMVVPSQTTQGTPIGSSPQMSGMAALAAAAAATQKIPPSAGATVLNMPAGATIVKTMAMTPGSTTLANTVKVASPVMVSNPATRMLKTAAAQVVTPTVSSPTTAARPIITVHKSGTVTVAQQAQVMTTVVGGVTKTITLVKSPLSMGGAGTLFSNLGKVMSVVQTKPVQTGAVTGQASSNPLTQIIQTKGPLPPGTILKLVTSADGKPTTIITTTQAGGTGNKPTILGISGMSPGTTNKPGTTTIIKTIPMSALQQGGAGVTSSTGVKSPIHFITTKMMTSGTPGKIITAMPKIGTAGGQQGLTQVVLKGAPGQPGTILRTVPMGGMRLVSPVSVSGVKPTVTTLVVKGTTGVTTLGTVTGTVSSSLAGGSVASANATLATPVTTLGQIATLSSQVINATAVSAAQTNLTTVSSTMQPTQVTLITTPSGVEAQPGQDLPVSFLASPTSEQPTSSDSGAGDASGSVTLVCSNPPCETHETGTTNTATTATANMGNVPTGTVQRVCSNPPCETHETGTTNTATTASSNMGGTVQRVCSNPPCETHETGTTNTSTTASSNMGGTVQRVCSNPPCETHETGTTNTSTTASSNMGGTVQRVCSNPPCETHETGTTNTSTTASSNMGGTVQRVCSNPPCETHETGTTNTSTTASSNMGANQTGAVQRVCSNPPCETHETGTTNTSTTASSNMGGNQSETVQRVCSNPPCETHETGTTNTSTTATCSMETDEGAAQQSGEASESITSTESLPSTAAPQSRAITTVTQATPLPGPAVPSISSITESSSEASAEPVIMESSEAEALQAEGQAEAEGVTTQEEFQAVAVAMPSDFQAEATTLPSDLQGEAEAMQAESQAEMGTVPMEQDAASMEEAEAAAEQLPIAEMEGVEAASASQDAEALALPPELMSEGQATTLMVTGLTPEELAVTAAAEAAAQAAATEEAQALAIQAVLQAAQQAVLNSGEAGDEQQTHTIPIILTPQELAALVQQQQQLQAAQQQAAAQAALPTEGLAPADSLNDPSSESNGHNEMAAAAASAVAELLPRTTTETLAPSITLAPAVVASPARMQAAAALTEVANGLEAAKQNPPTVTIKPPVKKENQWFDVGIVKVTNMVATHFYMPTDDTGYVDDDSGTIPDYSQMKKVELQPGTAYKFRVAGINTCGRGAFSEISAFKTCLPGFPGAPCAIKISKSTDGAHLTWEPPSVTSGKITEYSVYLAIQSSQTTEAKASTPAQLAFMRVYCGPNPSCLVQSSSLSNAHIDYTTKPAIIFRIAARNEKGYGPATQVRWLQESNKDGISAKPAPKRAVSSPDAKGIGLKKARMDQ; translated from the exons ATGACATCCCCAGGTTCCACTGTGCCTGGAACCATCGGAGCTCCACTGCAGCCACGATGGAAGCGGGTTCTGGGCTGGTCCGGCCCGGTACCCCGGCCAAGACACGGACACAGGGCCGTGGCCATCAAGGAGCTGATGGTTGTTTTTGGCGGAGGAAACGAAGGAATCGTCGACGAGTTGCACGTTTATAATACTG CAACAAACCAGTGGTTTATACCAGCTGTCCGTGGAGATATTCCTCCAGGATGTGCAGCGTACGGATTCGTATGCGATGGCACACGGCTGTTGGTGTTCGGTGGAATGGTGGAATATGGAAAGTACAGCAATGATCTTTTTGAGTTACAG GCAAGCAAGTGGGAATGGAAAAAATTGAAACCCAAGGCCCCTAAAAATGGAGTGCCGCCATGTCCTCGTCTGGGCCACAGTTTTTCTCTTGTGGGCAACAAGTGCTATCTTTTTGGAGGGCTTGCCAATGACAGTGAAGACCCCAAGAACAACATTCCCAG ATATTTGAATGATCTTTATACTCTCGAGCTGCGTCCGGGCTCCAGCGTTACAGGCTGGGATATACCAGTCACGTATGGTGTTCTGCCCCCTCCACGAGAGAGTCACACTGCTGTAATTTATACGGAAAAAACTACCAAAAAGTCCCGTCTTGTCATATATGGAGGAATGAGTGGATGCCGTTTGGGAGATCTTTGGACATTAGACATTG ATACAATGACCTGGAATAAACCTTCAATCTGTGGTGCTGCACCTCTCCCTCGCAGTCTTCACTCGGCCACCACCATCACAAATAA GATGTATGTATTTGGTGGCTGGGTTCCTTTGGTAATGGATGATGTAAAGGTGGCCACACATGAGAAAGAATGGAAGTGTACAAACACGTTGGCCTGCCTGAACTTGG ACTCTATGTCGTGGGAGACTGTTTTGATGGACACCTTGGAGGACAACATACCCCGTGCACGAGCTGGACATTGTGCAGTTGCCATCAACAACAGGCTTTATGTGTGGAGTGGACGTGATGGGTATCGTAAAGCGTGGAACAATCAGGTGTGCTGCAAAGACCTGTGGTACTTGGAGACAG AACGGCCTAATCCTCCTTCAAGGGTACAGCTTGTCCGGGCCAACACAAATTCTTTAGAGGTTAGCTGGGGTGCAGTGTCTACAGCGGATATGTACCTGCTTCAGCTTCAGAAATATGATATCCCAGCAGCCACTGCTGCCACCTCACCAGCCCTTAGCGCAGCTAACTCAGTTCCTGGAAACTCGCCAAAGAGTCCAGTGCCCGCAGCAGCTGCTCCCTCTGCTCAGAGTCTGCCACAAAGTGGCATCACTCTCGTACCCCAGGCTGCTTCGCCCACAGCCTCAGTCTTGCCCAACACACCCGGAAGTCCACTGGCCGCCTCTGTAGCTCGTGGCCCAG ctATACTAAAAGTTGCAGCCCCTCAGTCAGGCACTGGGACATCAATAGTCACCGTGCGACAAGCAGCCCAGCCTGGAAAATCCCCAGTCACTGTGACATCACTTCCTGCAGGTGTTCGTATGGTCGTGCCATCACAAACAACTCAAGGAACG cccATAGGCAGCAGCCCTCAAATGAGTGGAATGGCAGCTTTGGCAGCAGCTGCTGCGGCAACACAAAAAATCCCCCCTTCTGCTGGAGCTACTGTACTTAATATGCCGGCCGGGGCCACTATTGTCAAAACAATGGCTATGACACCTGGGTCTACCACTCTAGCCAACACAGTTAAAGTGGCATCTCCTGTCATG GTGAGCAACCCTGCCACTCGCATGCTGAAGACCGCTGCTGCCCAGGTGGTCACTCCAACAGTGTCTAGTCCCACTACGGCTGCTCGACCAATCATCACGGTGCACAAGTCGGGCACAGTTACCGTAGCCCAGCAAGCTCAGGTTATGACCACAGTAGTGGGTGGAGTCACCAAGACCATCACTCTTGTCAAGAGCCCACTTTCAATGGGAGGAGCCGGCACCTTG tTCTCTAACTTGGGAAAAGTGATGTCGGTGGTACAGACCAAACCTGTGCAGACAGGTGCTGTGACTGGGCAAGCCTCCTCCAACCCATTGACTCAGATTATACAG acAAAGGGCCCTCTCCCTCCTGGCACCATTTTAAAGCTGGTAACATCAGCTGACGGAAAACCAACAACCATAATTACCACCACTCAAGCAGGTGGCACAGGAAATAAGCCCACCATATTGGGCATCAGTGGCATGTCCCCTGGTACCACCAACAAGCCTGGGACCACCACTATCATTAAAACAATCCCTATGTCTGCTTTACAACAGGGAGGGGCAG GTGTAACTAGTAGCACAGGGGTGAAGAGTCCCATCCATTTCATCACCACTAAGATGATGACATCCGGAACTCCTGGAAAAATCATTACAGCGATGCCTAAGATAGGCACAGCTGGAGGCCAGCAAGGCCTAACACAG GTTGTTTTGAAGGGTGCTCCAGGTCAGCCTGGGACCATTCTTCGCACAGTGCCAATGGGAGGAATGCGTCTCGTGTCTCCAGTATCTGTGTCTGGGGTCAAGCCAACTGTAACCACACTGGTTGTCAAAGGAACAACTG GTGTAACAACTCTTGGCACAGTCACGGGTACCGTTTCCTCCAGCTTAGCAGGAGGGAGCGTAGCCAGTGCCAATGCCACCTTGGCAACCCCCGTTACCACCCTGGGCCAGATCGCCACCCTCTCCAGCCAGGTCATCAATGCTACCGCTGTGTCTGCGGCTCAGACCAATCTTACTACCGTCTCATCTACCATGCAG ccCACCCAGGTGACTCTTATAACCACACCCAGTGGCGTGGAAGCTCAGCCTGGCCAAGACCTGCCGGTTTCTTTTCTAGCCTCTCCTACCTCGGAGCAGCCCACCTCAAGTGATTCTGGGGCAGGTGACGCCTCTGGAAGTGTTACTTTGGTATGCTCCAACCCCCCGTGTGAGACTCATGAGACGGGCACCACCAACACAGCCACCACGGCGACTGCTAATATGGGAAACGTTCCAACTGGCACAGTGCAGAGGGTTTGCTCAAACCCACCCTGTGAAACCCACGAAACGGGTACAACAAACACGGCCACCACAGCTTCATCTAATATGGGTGGAACGGTTCAGAGGGTCTGCTCCAACCCACCATGCGAGACCCACGAGACTGGTACCACCAACACATCCACCACAGCTTCATCTAATATGGGTGGAACAGTTCAGAGGGTCTGCTCCAACCCACCTTGTGAGACCCACGAGACTGGTACCACCAACACGTCCACCACAGCTTCATCTAATATGGGTGGAACAGTCCAAAGGGTCTGCTCCAACCCACCTTGTGAGACCCACGAGACTGGTACCACCAACACATCCACCACAGCTTCTTCTAATATGGGTGGAACAGTTCAGAGGGTCTGCTCCAACCCACCTTGTGAGACCCACGAGACTGGTACCACCAACACATCCACCACAGCTTCATCTAATATGGGTGCAAACCAAACTGGAGCGGTCCAGAGGGTCTGCTCAAACCCACCATGTGAGACTCACGAGACTGGTACCACTAACACATCCACCACAGCTTCATCTAATATGGGTGGCAATCAATCAGAAACGGTCCAGAGGGTCTGCTCCAACCCACCTTGTGAAACCCACGAGACGGGCACCACCAACACATCCACCACTGCCACCTGCAGTATGGAGACGGATGAGGGAGCAG CCCAACAGAGTGGAGAAGCATCAGAATCCATCACCAGCACAGAGAGCTTGCCGTCTACTGCAGCGCCCCAGAGCCGAGCCATCACAACAGTCACACAAGCAACACCTTTACCAGGCCCAGCTGTTCCT TCTATCTCATCGATCACAGAGTCATCTTCAGAGGCGAGTGCTGAGCCTGTTATTATGGAAAGCTCGGAGGCAGAAGCCTTGCAGGCGGAGGGCCAGGCTGAGGCAGAGGGGGTCACCACGCAGGAAGAGTTCCAGGCTGTGGCAGTGGCCATGCCGAGTGACTTCCAGGCTGAAGCTACAACTTTGCCGAGTGACTTGCAGGGAGAAGCGGAGGCCATGCAGGCAGAGAGCCAGGCGGAGATGGGAACGGTGCCAATGGAGCAGGATGCCGCTAGCATGGAAGAGGCAGAAGCAGCTGCAGAACAGCTACCAATAGCAGAG ATGGAGGGCGTAGAAGCGGCATCAGCGTCCCAGGATGCTGAGGCACTGGCCCTGCCCCCAGAGCTGATGTCAGAGGGGCAGGCAACTACACTGATGGTGACGGGTCTGACACCAGAGGAGCTGGCTGTCACTGCAGCTGCAGAGGCAGCAGCCCAAGCTGCAGCCACAGAGGAAGCCCAGGCCCTCGCCATTCAGGCCGTGCTGCAAGCAGCACAGCAAGCTGTTTTGA ACTCTGGTGAGGCTGGAGATGAACAGCAGACCCACACCATACCGATCATTCTGACGCCACAGGAACTGGCAGCTCTGGTtcaacagcagcagcagctcCAGGCAGCCCAGCAACAGGCCGCCGCCCAGGCTGCTTTACCCACAGAGGGCTTGGCTCCGGCTGACAGCCTAAATGATCCCTCATCGGAGAGCAATGGACACAATGAGATGGCGGCGGCAGCAGCAAGTGCAGTTGCCGAACTGCTGCCACGTACCACCACAGAAA CTTTAGCTCCATCCATCACTTTAGCACCTGCAGTTGTCGCCAGTCCAGCAAGGATGCAAGCTGCTGCGGCTCTCACTGAAGTGGCCAATGGACTTGAGGCTGCT AAACAAAATCCTCCCACTGTTACCATCAAACCACCAGTAAAGAAAGAGAACCAATGGTTTGACGTCGGCATCGTTAAAGTGACCAACATGGTTGCAACGCATTTCTACATGCCAACAGATGACACCGGTTATGTTGAT GATGATTCTGGAACAATCCCAGACTACAGTCAAATGAAAAAGGTGGAGCTTCAGCCTGGGACGGCCTACAAATTTCGTGTGGCGGGTATAAACACTTGTGGTCGTGGAGCCTTTTCTGAAATATCAGCTTTCAAGACCTGCTTACCAGGATTCCCAGGGGCACCATGTGCCATAAAGATAAGCAAG AGTACAGATGGTGCACACCTTACATGGGAGCCTCCATCCGTAACATCAGGAAAGATCACGGAGTACTCCGTGTATTTGGCCATCCAGAGTAGCCAGACCACCGAGGCCAAAGCCTCTACCCCAGCCCAGCTGGCTTTTATGCGTGTTTACTGTGGGCCCAACCCCTCGTGTCTGGTCCAGTCTTCCAGCCTTTCCAATGCCCACATAGACTATACCACCAAACCTGCCATCATCTTCCGCATCGCGGCACGCAACGAGAAAGGCTACGGCCCTGCCACGCAAGTGCGATGGCTCCAGG AGTCTAACAAAGACGGGATTTCTGCTAAACCTGCCCCAAAAAGAGCCGTTTCTTCACCAGATGC GAAAGGGATTGGTCTAAAGAAAGCAAGAATGGATCAGTGA
- the opn1lw2 gene encoding red-sensitive opsin-2 yields MEWGNAVFAARRRDDDTTRDSIFTYTNSNNTRGPFEGPNYHIAPRWVYNISTCWMFFVVVASVFTNGLVLVATAKFKKLRHPLNWILVNLAIADLGETLFASTISVTNQIFGYFILGHPMCVFEGFTVATCGIAGLWSLTVISWERWVVVCKPFGNVKFDAKWASAGIIFSWVWSAFWCAPPIFGWSRYWPHGLKTSCGPDVFSGNEDPGVRSYMITLMITCCIIPLGIIILCYIAVWLAIRSVAQQQKDSESTQKAEKEVSRMVVVMIVAYCVCWGPYTFFVCFGAANPGYAFHPLAAAMPAYFAKSATIYNPIIYVFMNRQFRVCIMQLFGKKVDDGSEVSTSKTEVSSVAPA; encoded by the exons ATGGAGTGGGGAAATGCAGTATTTGCTGCCAGGCGACGAGATGACGACACGACAAGGGACTCTATTTTCACCTACACTAACAGCAATAACACAAGGG GTCCTTTTGAGGGGCCCAACTATCACATCGCCCCTCGATGGGTGTACAATATCTCGACATGCTGGATGTTTTTCGTAGTCGTTGCTTCTGTCTTCACCAATGGCCTGGTGCTGGTGGCCACAGCCAAATTCAAGAAGCTACGCCACCCTCTCAACTGGATCTTGGTCAACCTCGCTATAGCTGATCTTGGAGAGACGCTTTTTGCCAGCACCATCAGTGTCACCAACCAGATCTTCGGCTACTTTATTCTCGGACATCCCATGTGTGTTTTTGAAGGCTTTACTGTCGCTACATGTG GTATTGCTGGTCTGTGGTCTTTGACTGTAATCTCATGGGAGAGATGGGTTGTTGTCTGCAAACCATTTGGAAATGTTAAGTTCGATGCAAAATGGGCATCTGCTGGAATTATTTTCTCCTGGGTTTGGTCTGCTTTCTGGTGTGCACCCCCCATCTTTGGGTGGAGCAG ATACTGGCCTCATGGTCTTAAGACCTCATGTGGTCCTGATGTCTTCAGTGGAAATGAGGACCCTGGTGTTAGGTCCTACATGATTACACTGATGATCACTTGCTGTATTATCCCACTGGGCATCATCATTCTCTGCTACATCGCTGTCTGGCTGGCCATTCGTAGT GTCGCTCAGCAGCAGAAAGACTCAGAATCTACACAGAAAGCTGAGAAGGAAGTGTCCAGAATGGTGGTTGTCATGATCGTGGCCTACTGTGTTTGCTGGGGTCCTTACACGTTCTTTGTCTGCTTTGGAGCAGCAAACCCGGGCTATGCCTTCCACCCACTGGCAGCAGCTATGCCTGCTTACTTTGCCAAGAGCGCTACCATCTACAACCCTATCATCTATGTCTTCATGAACCGACAG TTCCGTGTATGCATCATGCAGCTCTTTGGAAAGAAAGTTGATGATGGATCTGAGGTGTCCACATCCAAAACAGAAGTGTCTTCTGTGGCTCCTGCATAA
- the opn1sw2 gene encoding opsin-1, short-wave-sensitive 2, which produces MRKVQYEFQEDFFIPIPLDTNNITALSPFLVPQEHLGHHAVYMAMAAFTFFLFVGGTAINLLTILCTVQFKKLRSHLNYILVNLAIANLLVSFFGSSLACISFWNKYFVFGSTGCKIEGFASTLGGMVSLWSLSVVAFERWLVICKPLGNFSFKTTHAIIGCIIPWIFGNIAALPPLFGWSRYIPEGFQCSCGPDWYTTENKYNNESYVAFLFCFCFAVPFSTIVFCYGQLLITLKSAAKAQADSASTQKAEREVTKMVVVMVFGFLVCWGPYASFAVWTVYHRGEPFDLRLATIPSCLSKASTVYNPVIYVLMNKQFRACMMKMVFGKNIEEDESSTSSQVTQVSSVAPEK; this is translated from the exons ATGAGAAAAGTACAGTACGAGTTTCAAGAAGACTTCTTCATCCCCATTCCTTTAGATACCAACAATATCACAGCTTTAAGCCCTTTTTTGGTCCCTCAGGAGCACTTGGGACACCATGCTGTATATATGGCCATGGCTGCCTTTACGTTCTTTCTTTTCGTTGGGGGGACAGCAATCAACCTGCTAACCATTTTATGCACAGTTCAATTCAAGAAACTTAGATCCCATCTTAACTATATTCTTGTGAACCTTGCCATTGCCAACCTGCTGGTATCCTTTTTTGGCTCTTCATTAGCATGCATCTCCTTCTGGAACAAGTACTTTGTCTTTGGGTCAacaggatgtaaaattgagggTTTCGCTTCGACACTTGGAG GTATGGTGAGCTTGTGGTCTCTTTCTGTTGTGGCATTTGAAAGGTGGCTGGTTATTTGCAAACCCCTTGGAAACTTTTCCTTCAAGACCACTCATGCTATTATTGGCTGTATCATTCCTTGGATTTTCGGAAATATAGCCGCACTCCCTCCACTGTTTGGCTGGAGCCG GTACATACCTGAAGGCTTCCAATGCTCTTGTGGTCCTGATTGGTACACAACCGAAAACAAATACAACAATGAATCCTATGTCGCATTTTTGTTCTGCTTCTGCTTCGCGGTTCCTTTCAGCACCATTGTGTTCTGTTATGGTCAGCTACTCATCACACTCAAATCA GCGGCCAAAGCTCAAGCTGATTCAGCTTCGACCCAGAAGGCTGAGCGGGAGGTGACAAAGATGGTGGTGGTGATGGTGTTTGGCTTCTTGGTTTGCTGGGGACCGTATGCAAGCTTTGCTGTTTGGACAGTTTACCATCggggtgaaccatttgatctgaGATTGGCAACCATACCAAGCTGCTTATCAAAAGCCTCTACAGTGTACAATCCTGTTATCTATGTTTTAATGAACAAACAG tttcgTGCCTGTATGATGAAGATGGTCTTTGGCAAAAATATTGAAGAAGATGAGTCCTCTACTTCATCTCAAGTCACCCAGGTCTCCTCTGTTGCACCAGAGAAATAA